Proteins encoded within one genomic window of Siniperca chuatsi isolate FFG_IHB_CAS linkage group LG4, ASM2008510v1, whole genome shotgun sequence:
- the LOC122875221 gene encoding uncharacterized protein LOC122875221 translates to MLAVNQTNFRKPLSIKLHIENKKIRPPKDHIIWSLCCFVYSNPCCLGLAALIFSIKVYLLNVTAEENLKDCFMDRMYKLFRIFFFKESKSHVLYVICQSHSQQKCTVFAFASLAFGGKKQTCANPNTLLKGNQHSVTLEFLRTFLQPTLQTTVELTAMKPVDHPAEAVPLHGRYNELSVQPGGSTGAQYTTVNIPTEPPKDHIIWSLCCFVYSNPCCLGLAALIFSIKARDRKVAGDLDGARHYGSTARCLNIWATILGSIMILIPIIIFIIILNSVYTVHSSYIPY, encoded by the exons ATGTTGGCTGTAAATCAAACTAACTTTAGAAAGCCACTGTCAATTAAACTTcacatagaaaacaaaaaaataaggcCCCCCAAGGACCACATCATCTGGTCCCTCTGCTGCTTTGTCTACTCAAACCCCTGCTGCCTCGGACTGGCAGCTCTCATCTTCTCTATCAAG gtttatcttttaaatgtgACAGCTGAGGAAAATTTAAAGGACTGTTTCATGGACAGAATGTACAAACtcttcaggatttttttttttaaagaaagcaaaagtcatgtactgtatgtcatttgCCAAAGCCACAGCCAACAAAAGTGTACTGTGTTTGCTTTTGCCTCATTGGCTTTtggtggaaaaaaacagacatgtgCTAACCCCAACACACTTCTAAAAGGAAATCAACACTCTGTGACACTTGAGTTCTTGCGCACCTTCCTGCAGCCCACACTCCAAACTACAGTTGAGCTGACAGCGATGAAGCCTGTTGATCACCCGGCTGAGGCTGTTCCATTGCACGGGAGGTATAATGAGCTCTCAGTACAGCCTGGAGGATCTACAGGGGCTCAGTACACCACTGTGAACATCCCCACTGAGCCCCCCAAGGACCACATCATCTGGTCCCTCTGCTGCTTTGTCTACTCAAACCCCTGCTGCCTCGGACTGGCAGCTCTCATCTTCTCTATCAAG GCCAGGGACCGGAAGGTGGCTGGAGATCTGGATGGTGCCCGACACTACGGCTCCACTGCCCGCTGCCTCAACATCTGGGCCACAATCCTGGGTTCCATCATGATCCTTATTCCCATCATTATATTCATCATCATACTAAATTCGGTGTACACAGTACACAGCTCATACATTCCCTATTAG
- the LOC122875224 gene encoding pulmonary surfactant-associated protein D-like: MFLLFFILCLMAPTGYSQLQGPPGPKGDRGSPGPLGPAGPPGQQGISGRRGERGPPGFPGPRGPVVICGRDVFGSINQDLETLKNSLAKLELATNYDFARRVGQKYFVSYKERDSFSRAVEFCSQRGLELALPQNDEENSVLTQAFGDAYKTAWINVNNQKAEGNFETDLENRPLTFTKWGGGQPDKSIQDTGCTMLSENGVWRVTHECSLNAYIICQV; this comes from the exons atgtttctccttttcttcatcCTCTGCCTGATGGCTCCTACTGGCTACAGTCAGCTCCAAGGTCCTCCTGGTCCCAAAGGTGACAGAGGATCTCCTGGGCCACTTGGGCCAGCTGGTCCACCAGGGCAACAAG GAATTTCTGGACGTCGTGGAGAGCGTGGACCTCCTGGATTTCCTGGACCTCGTGGACCTGTTGTAATCTGTGGACGAG ATGTCTTTGGCTCCATTAACCAGGACCTTGAGACCTTAAAGAACAGCCTTGCTAAATTAGAGCTGG CTACAAACTATGACTTTGCCCGGAGGGTTGGTCAGAAATACTTTGTGTCCTACAAGGAGAGAGACTCTTTCTCCAGGGCCGTCGAGTTCTGCTCCCAACGAGGCTTAGAGCTGGCTTTGCCCCAGAACGATGAGGAGAACAGCGTACTGACTCAAGCGTTTGGGGATGCTTACAAAACGGCCTGGATCAACGTCAACAATCAAAAAGCAGAGGGGAATTTTGAGACAGATCTGGAAAACCGACCTCTGACTTTTACCAAATGGGGAGGTGGGCAGCCAGACAAATCCATCCAGGATACAGGCTGCACCATGCTGTCAGAAAACGGTGTTTGGAGAGTGACGCACGAATGCTCCTTAAATGCTTACATCATTTGTCAGGTATAG
- the LOC122875223 gene encoding mannose-binding protein C-like isoform X1 has translation MTSPTSVFPLWTEFLIRALQLRSQSLCFGSSEEVAQRSLLIYTNRMFLLFFILCLMAPTGYSQLQGPPGPKGDIGHPGPPGPIGPKGISGRRGERGHPGFPGPPGLAGICRRDVFGSINQDLETLKNSLAKLELATNYDFARRVGQKYFVSYKERDSFSRAVEFCSQRGLELALPQNEEENSVLTQAFGDVYKTAWINVNNQKAEGNFETDLENQPLTFTKWGGGQPDKSIQDTGCTMLSENGVWRVTHECSLNAYIICQI, from the exons ATGACATCACCAACATCTGTTTTTCCACTCTGGACTGAATTTCTCATCCGTGCACTCCAACTACGTTCTCAGTCACTTTGCTTTGGAAGTAGCGAAGAAGTAGCACAGAGATCACTCCTCATTTATACA AATAGGATGTTTCTCCTGTTCTTCATCCTCTGCCTGATGGCTCCTACTGGCTACAGTCAGCTCCAAGGTCCTCCGGGTCCCAAAGGTGACATCGGACATCCTGGGCCACCTGGGCCTATTGGGCCAAAAG GAATTTCTGGACGTCGTGGAGAGCGTGGACATCCTGGATTTCCTGGACCTCCTGGACTTGCTGGAATCTGTCGACGAG ATGTCTTTGGCTCCATTAACCAGGACCTTGAGACCTTAAAGAACAGCCTTGCTAAATTAGAGCTGG ctACAAACTATGACTTTGCCCGGAGGGTTGGTCAGAAATACTTTGTGTCCTACAAGGAGAGAGACTCTTTCTCCAGGGCTGTCGAGTTCTGCTCCCAACGAGGCTTAGAGCTGGCTTTGCCCCAGAACGAGGAGGAGAACAGCGTACTGACTCAAGCGTTTGGGGACGTTTACAAAACGGCCTGGATCAACGTCAACAATCAAAAAGCAGAGGGGAATTTTGAGACAGATCTGGAAAACCAACCTCTGACTTTTACCAAATGGGGAGGAGGGCAGCCAGACAAATCCATCCAGGATACAGGCTGCACCATGCTGTCAGAAAACGGTGTTTGGAGAGTGACACACGAATGCTCCTTAAATGCTTACATCATTTGTCAGATATAG
- the LOC122875223 gene encoding collectin-11-like isoform X2 yields the protein MFLLFFILCLMAPTGYSQLQGPPGPKGDIGHPGPPGPIGPKGISGRRGERGHPGFPGPPGLAGICRRDVFGSINQDLETLKNSLAKLELATNYDFARRVGQKYFVSYKERDSFSRAVEFCSQRGLELALPQNEEENSVLTQAFGDVYKTAWINVNNQKAEGNFETDLENQPLTFTKWGGGQPDKSIQDTGCTMLSENGVWRVTHECSLNAYIICQI from the exons ATGTTTCTCCTGTTCTTCATCCTCTGCCTGATGGCTCCTACTGGCTACAGTCAGCTCCAAGGTCCTCCGGGTCCCAAAGGTGACATCGGACATCCTGGGCCACCTGGGCCTATTGGGCCAAAAG GAATTTCTGGACGTCGTGGAGAGCGTGGACATCCTGGATTTCCTGGACCTCCTGGACTTGCTGGAATCTGTCGACGAG ATGTCTTTGGCTCCATTAACCAGGACCTTGAGACCTTAAAGAACAGCCTTGCTAAATTAGAGCTGG ctACAAACTATGACTTTGCCCGGAGGGTTGGTCAGAAATACTTTGTGTCCTACAAGGAGAGAGACTCTTTCTCCAGGGCTGTCGAGTTCTGCTCCCAACGAGGCTTAGAGCTGGCTTTGCCCCAGAACGAGGAGGAGAACAGCGTACTGACTCAAGCGTTTGGGGACGTTTACAAAACGGCCTGGATCAACGTCAACAATCAAAAAGCAGAGGGGAATTTTGAGACAGATCTGGAAAACCAACCTCTGACTTTTACCAAATGGGGAGGAGGGCAGCCAGACAAATCCATCCAGGATACAGGCTGCACCATGCTGTCAGAAAACGGTGTTTGGAGAGTGACACACGAATGCTCCTTAAATGCTTACATCATTTGTCAGATATAG
- the LOC122875151 gene encoding uncharacterized protein LOC122875151, with translation MSNRCEIPTPEVALAHSHLKRVAQFIPKLDPDAQILLLLGRDMIRVHKARQQINGPHNAPFAQRLDLGWVIVGDVCIDKAHKPMVSVYKTNILENGRPSLLTPCQSHIKVKEKLSHGGEHKSVVFPHSFNHATHCMLVEDELGLKVFERTKNDNKPAMSFEDENFLKIMQAEFHQDEQKNWVAPLPFKSPRPLLPNNREHALSRLNSLRRTLSRNPEMKEQFSAFMEKLFQNHHAERGTPIHEDEECWYLPIFGVYHPQKPGQIRVVFDSSAQHHGISLNNVLLSGPDLNNSLLGVLLRFRKDLVAIMADIQQMFYGFLVKEHHRNYLRFLWYSNNDLNKEVVEYRMRVHVFGNSPSPAVAIYGLRLAAQQATNYDFVRRVGQKYFVSYKERDSFSRAVEFCSQRGLELALPQNEEENSVLTQAFGDVYKTAWINVNNQKAEGNFETDMNNRPLNGEEGSQTNPSRIQAAPCCQKTVFGE, from the exons ATGAGCAACAGATGTGAAATACCTACACCAGAGGTAGCCCTTGCTCATTCACACTTGAAACGTGTGGCACAGTTCATCCCGAAGTTAGATCCTGATGCTCAGATCTTACTATTGTTGGGAAGAGACATGATCCGTGTACACAAAGCAAGACAACAAATCAATGGGCCTCACAATGCACCCTTTGCTCAGCGATTAGATTTAGGCTGGGTGATTGTAGGTGATGTCTGCATTGACAAAGCTCATAAGCCGATGGTGAGTGTCTATAAAACTAACATCCTAGAGAATGGTCGCCCATCTCTTCTCACTCCATGCCAAAGTCACatcaaagtgaaagagaaattGAGCCATGGCGGGGAGCATAAGTCTGTTGTTTTTCCCCATTCGTTCAATCACGCCACTCATTGCATGCTAGTCGAAGATGAACTTGGGCTCAAAGTATTTGAGAGAACCAAAAATGATAACAAACCTGCCATGTCCTTCGAGGATGAGAACTTCTTGAAGATCATGCAAGCAGAGTTCCACCAAGATGAACAGAAAAACTGGGTCGCTCCTTTGCCATTCAAGTCACCCAGACCATTACTGCCAAATAATCGTGAACATGCTTTGTCTCGTCTTAATTCTTTGCGACGCACGCTGAGTAGAAACCCTGAGATGAAGGAACAGTTTTCTGCCTTCATGGAGAAGCTCTTCCAGAACCATCATGCGGAAAGAGGAACACCTATTCACGAGGATGAAGAATGTTGGTACTTACCCATCTTCGGAGTGTATCATCCGCAAAAACCGGGACAGATTCGAGTGGTGTTTGATTCCAGCGCACAACACCACGGTATTTCTCTGAACAATGTGCTCCTCTCAGGCCCTGACCTGAACAACTCCCTATTGGGTGTGCTGTTACGGTTCAGGAAAGATCTTGTTGCAATTATGGCAGACATCCAACAGATGTTCTATGGTTTCCTGGTGAAAGAACACCACAGAAACTATTTGCGATTTCTCTGGTACAGCAACAACGATTTGAACAAGGAAGTGGTAGAATACCGTATGAGGGTACATGTGTTCGGGAACAGCCCTTCGCCAGCAGTAGCGATATACGGTCTGCGGTTAGCTGCACAGCAAG CTACAAACTATGACTTTGTCCGGAGGGTTGGTCAGAAATACTTTGTGTCCTACAAGGAGAGAGACTCTTTCTCCAGGGCCGTCGAGTTCTGCTCCCAACGAGGCTTAGAGCTGGCTTTGCCACAGAACGAGGAGGAGAACAGCGTACTGACTCAAGCGTTTGGGGACGTTTACAAAACGGCCTGGATCAACGTCAACAATCAAAAAGCAGAGGGGAATTTTGAGACAGACATGAACAACCGACCTCTGAATGGGGAGGAGGGCAGCCAGACAAATCCATCCAGGATACAGGCTGCACCATGCTGTCAGAAAACGGTTTTTGGAGAGTGA